The following are from one region of the Bradyrhizobium septentrionale genome:
- a CDS encoding ABC transporter ATP-binding protein, translating to MTAAIQVNAVEKSFGNVAIIRDLNLSVAKGERHAIIGPNGAGKSTTFNLISGHIKPTSGEIRLNGEVTSGLRPFEINRRGLSRSFQVTNVFARMTVWENVRCAVLWATGHRYAFWKNVDNLPEVRQRTAQILDDIHLSHRRDVPAGLLTYAEQRELEIGITIAGGASVIMLDEPTAGMSHAETERAVALIRRLTEGRTLVIVEHDMSVVFGLADRISVLVYGHIIASGTPEEIRGNPKVKEAYLGEEVD from the coding sequence ATGACCGCGGCCATTCAAGTCAACGCCGTCGAGAAGAGCTTCGGCAATGTCGCCATCATCCGCGATCTCAATCTGAGCGTCGCCAAGGGCGAGCGTCACGCCATCATCGGCCCGAACGGCGCCGGCAAGTCGACCACCTTCAACCTGATCAGCGGCCACATCAAGCCGACCTCGGGCGAGATCCGCCTCAACGGCGAGGTGACCTCGGGCTTGCGGCCGTTCGAGATCAACCGGCGCGGGCTGTCGCGCTCGTTCCAGGTCACCAACGTGTTCGCCCGCATGACGGTGTGGGAGAACGTCCGCTGCGCCGTGCTGTGGGCGACCGGCCACCGCTACGCGTTCTGGAAGAACGTCGACAATCTGCCCGAGGTGAGACAGCGCACCGCGCAGATCCTCGACGACATCCATCTCAGCCATCGCCGCGACGTGCCGGCGGGCCTGCTCACCTATGCCGAGCAGCGCGAGCTCGAGATCGGCATCACGATCGCCGGCGGCGCCAGCGTCATCATGCTGGACGAGCCGACCGCGGGCATGAGCCACGCCGAGACCGAGCGCGCCGTCGCGCTGATCCGCCGCCTCACCGAAGGACGCACGCTCGTGATCGTCGAGCACGACATGAGCGTGGTGTTCGGGCTTGCCGACCGCATTTCCGTGCTGGTCTACGGCCACATCATCGCCTCCGGCACCCCGGAGGAGATCCGCGGCAACCCGAAGGTCAAGGAAGCCTATCTCGGCGAGGAGGTCGACTGA
- a CDS encoding ABC transporter ATP-binding protein — protein MLEVRNLHAYYGKSHILQGVDLDIAAGEVVSLLGRNGVGRSTTVKAIMGEVPPQGTIRFKGQDIAGLPSHKIARLGLGYVPEHRDIFPGLTVRQNLILGIKDPRRPGKWRLQEMLDMFPNLAARADTPAGVLSGGEKQMLTTCRTLLGDPELMMIDEPTEGLAPLIVQQVGELIARIAKAGVAILLVEQKLSIAMKISNRVYIMGHGRVVFEGTPEQLKSNAAVREEWLEV, from the coding sequence ATGCTCGAGGTCAGGAATCTCCACGCCTATTACGGCAAGAGCCACATCCTGCAGGGCGTCGATCTCGACATCGCCGCCGGCGAAGTGGTCAGCCTGTTGGGGCGCAACGGCGTCGGCCGCTCCACCACCGTCAAGGCGATCATGGGCGAGGTGCCGCCGCAGGGCACCATCCGCTTCAAGGGCCAGGACATCGCGGGCCTGCCGAGCCATAAGATCGCCCGCCTCGGCCTCGGCTATGTGCCGGAGCATCGCGACATCTTTCCGGGCCTGACGGTTCGCCAGAACCTGATCCTCGGCATCAAGGACCCGCGCCGCCCCGGCAAGTGGCGGCTGCAGGAGATGCTCGACATGTTCCCGAACCTCGCCGCGCGCGCCGACACGCCGGCGGGCGTGCTGTCGGGCGGCGAGAAGCAGATGCTGACCACCTGCCGCACGCTGCTCGGCGATCCCGAGTTGATGATGATCGACGAGCCGACCGAAGGCCTCGCGCCATTGATCGTGCAGCAGGTCGGCGAGCTGATCGCACGGATCGCGAAAGCCGGCGTCGCCATCCTCCTGGTCGAGCAGAAGCTCTCGATCGCGATGAAGATCTCGAACCGGGTCTACATCATGGGCCACGGCCGCGTCGTGTTCGAAGGCACCCCAGAGCAGCTCAAATCCAACGCCGCCGTTCGCGAGGAATGGCTGGAAGTGTGA